The stretch of DNA ATAAAAGTTTAAAATTCTATCGATAAACATTAAATACTCTATACTAAAAAGTATGGCAAAAAGCGGTAGTATCAACCCCAAATGGTTTCTAATGGATCTCATATATAGCTCCATTTTCTATCATTAAATGACGATAAGGAATATTTAAAACTTCTGGTATGCGATGTGTAACAACTACTACAGTTGTTTTAAGATCTTGATTGGCACGCTCAAGCAACTCCCATACAACCTGACTTGAATATTCATCAAGATTTCCGGTAGGTTCATCAGCTAAAATCAAAAAAGGGTTATGAGCCAAAGCTCTTGCCATTGCAACACGCTGCTGTTCACCACCGCTAAGCTCCATTGGATAGCGATCGGACTTATGTGAAAGTTTTACGTGAGCAAGAAGTTTTTTAGCTTGAGTTCTACTAACATCTTTAGAAAAACCGGCAATCATCAATGGTAAAGTTACATTCTTTTCAACATTCCACTCTTTAATAAGTTTATAGTCTTGAAAAACTACTCCTAGGTGGCGACGAAGCTTATATAATTTAGAAGACCTTACTCTTCCCATATCAACTCCGCCAACAATCAAACTTCCACCAAAAGGAGGAATAACACCATAAAATGATTTCAACAGTGTAGACTTGCCACTTCCACTTGCACCTGTAATAAAGACGAATTCACTAGATTTTACTGTAAAAGTAGCATTTTTTATTACAGGTTCATGCTGTGGATAAGCAAGTTTTAAACCATTTGCTTCAATTACATTTTGCATGCTTGCATCCATTTTAAAATAATTTGATGCGCTTTATGATTAGTTTCAGTTCTTACAGGATTATGAGGATAATATTTCATCTTTCCATTTTCAATAAGGATAAACTTATGCTCGGGTCTGTCAAAACTTCCCAAAGATAGACGTATTAAACCATCATTTTCATTTATTGCATAAAAACGCTCTATATGTGCAAAGCATCCATTTTCTATCCAGGCACTTTTAGGTTTTTGCTTAAATAGTGAAGAGATTCCAATGTTTTGCGGAAAGTCAAAACATACATCTATACTCTTTGGTTCAGACTCTTCCAATGATTCAACCCGTATCTCATAGATATCTTTTTCATATCGCAACCATCTCTCTTCATATTTACTTTTTACAGCTGCTTCACTATTTTTTTCCAGAGTCAACTTAACATGCTTTGGTCTGGTAAAAACCTCCATAGAGTAATGAAAGTAGTTATCACTGTCTGTACGAAGTTCAAGTCTTCCACCAGGCTTTAAAACACGCATTGCTTCATTCATAAAAGTATCAGATATTACACGTCGATGTGGCTTTTTATCCCAAGGAACTGGGAAGTGGACAAAGATCCTCTCAATCCTGTTACTTGGAAGAAGTTCCATAAAAAGCCTTGCATCATAATCGATAACCCATACATTATCGAGTCCTTCAAGATCTATTCTTCTCATTACCTGCTCAAGTGAAGGACGATGAATTTCAAGACCTATAAGATGAACATTTTGATTCTCTTTTGCTTGATACAGCAGATGTCGTCCGCTTCCAAAGCCTATCTCTATCCAAACCTCTTTATCAGGCAAATCATCAGCATTAAATGTAGCTATCTCTTTCAATGAAGGTAAAGGCTTTTTAAGAGGTACATTATCAACATTTGCAATATTTGAGTAACTTGGTTTTTGACCGGTAATATTCAAATACTCTTGTAATGCTCTTTTAATCAGTGTATTTGGAGATGGCCGCGAAATCTTTTCTGCTTTTAAAAGCAACTCTTTGTTTTTTGGTTTAACTTGCAGTAAAAATGGAATATTATCTACTGCAACTCCCAACAGACCATCATTAAGATGTTCCATATTCCTTGCATACCAAAGAAAAGAGACCTCTCCACTTTGTAGAGGCAACTTTTCGTGAAAATTAAATGATTCTACTCTAATGTGTGGCATGGGTTAATGAATATCTTCAATAAATAGTTCTACAGGCTCAGAAGGCTCTGAACGAATTCCATACTTATCTACTGCCATTACACGATAAGTATACCTAGTACCAGGTTGCATCATAGTATCCATAAAGTCTGTCTTTGATATATTGATAAACTCTCGTTTTCTCTTTATTAAACCTTCCCAGTGATTACGGACTACAACATAACTCTTTGTTCTCTTATCATTAGAGTTCCATCTTAAAATAGCATGATTGTCAACTACTCTTGCATCTGTGATAGTTGGAGTAGCAGGTTTTGAAAGAGTGCTTCCCATTACAGGAACTTCAGATATTGGACTTTCAAGTCCATCTTTATCAACTGCTGTAACTTTATAGTAGTAAATTTTTCCATCTTCATCTACTATATCATCATAAGTTATTTTATCTGTTTTTGCACGATAGCTGTAAAATGCACTTGAAAAAGGACTTCTGTATACTTTGTAATAAACCACATCTTTTGTAGGGCTTGGCTGCCATTCAAGATGAATTTTTTTAGGTTTATCTATTGTTGCGTGCAGTCCCATAGGAGGAAGTGGCAAAGGTTTTGTAATAGCTTTTACTGCTGTACTTGGTCCAGTTATGATCCCATTACATAACTTAACGCGTACGCGGTATATGTATACTTCACCATCTTTTAAATCCTTATCCATATATTCAGCACTCAATCTATTTTCAACTGTAGCAATCTTTGTCCAATTATTAGGCTCTCTAACAACAGCCCTTTCAATAATATATGCACTTACTTGAGAATTTTGATGCGGTCGCCAAATGAGTTTTACCCTCTTTGGCAAATTGGCAATAGCACGAACAAAACTAACTGACTCAGGCACTGGCTTGGTACGAACACGAACCGGTTCAGACTGTTTTGACTCAAACCCCTCTTTATTGTATGTAGACATTTGATATACATACTCTTGACCAGGTTTTAATTTGGTATCAACATAGTGTGAACTATATCTGTCTGCAATGGTAGCTACACGTTTAAGCTTTTGCTCTTTACCAGGTTCTAAACGATAAAGATGATAACCTTCTATTTCTTGAGAAGGTACCATTTTCCACTCAAATCCTACACTTGTAAGATCTGATAATGTTTTAATAGATGTCACAGGTGGCAAGTTTGGAGCAACTTTAGGTGTTTTTGATGTCAGGTTTTTACCGGCACATCCACCCATCGCAACCATTAAAAGCGTTAAGCAAACTGTTTGAATCCAAAATTTCATGAAGTTTCTCCTTATCTATACACATGGAAATTTCTGAAAATATATTTTCTGGAAACGGCGCTACAAAGTAGAGCGTTTCGCCGCTTTTTGGATGGTTCAAATAGAGTATATATGCATGGAGCATAATGCGTCTGATAGTATCGTTTTTGCTCTTAAAACCGTATAAACTATCACCTACAATATGCCTTCCCAACGCAGAAAGATGGACTCTTATTTGATGTGTTCTTCCTGTATAAAGCTTAGCTGCTATAAGTTCAAAATTTCCCTGCTTGCAAACAGCTAATTTCTTAAAAGCTGTTTTAGCATATTTTCCACCACTTACAATCCCCATTTTTAGACGATTTGCAGGGTTTCTTGCTATAGGCTTTTCTACACAAATATCCTCTTTTAAAGGATAGTCAATAATAGCTACATAATAGCGTCCCATACTTTTATTTTGTAACTGCAATGAGAGTTTTTCATGTGACTCATTATTTTTGGCAATGACCATAGCACCACTGGTCTCTTTGTCAAGACGATGAACAATACCATGACGCTCATCTCCGCTGATTGTAGAAAGTGAAACACCTTTAAGTCTTAACCAATCTACAAGTGTTGCCTCTTTTACACTTGGAGCAGGATGAACAACAAGAGGTGATGGTTTATTAATAACCATAATATCATCATCTTCATATAGAACTTCGACATCAAAATCGACTCTTTCACTCTCTCTTTTTTCAACTTTTGGCAATGAATATTCAATGATATCTTCTAATTGAACTTTAAATCCTGCTTTAGTAACAACTTTGCCATTTACACTGACATAACCTTTTTTTATCAACTGTTCTATCTGGTTTCTTGATACATAAAGTGATTTTTGAAGCAATTTGTCTAAACGCTCAGATTTTGTAGCAACAATTGTTTGCATTAAACTATTTCTTTCCATTGATTCGATAAAATATCTCCAATTAACTCTGCAGGTAAACAGATGAAATTTTCTCCTATATTTGACAGGCGCATTTTAACACACTTTGATTTTTTTTTACTGCTACTTATCTTGCCTATAATAACTGTTTCACTGGTTTTGGTTAACGAAATAAGCTTTGCCCTCTTTAGAAAAGAGCTTTTCTACATTGGTCTTGGTTTTTTGGTATTTTTCATATTTTTTCTTATACCCTGGCGTTCTATTCGTTGGCTAATACCATATTTTTACTGGGGCAACATATTTCTTTTAATAAGTGTAGATCTTTTTGGGGTTACAAAACTGGGTGCACAAAGATGGCTTGAGATACCATTTATAGGCTTAACTATACAGCCATCAGAGCTTTTTAAACCTGCATTTATATTAATGCTTGCCTATCTTATACAAGAAAATCCTCCACCAAAAGATGGTTATAGACTAAAAGATTTTCTAAAATTATCATTCATAATTCTGCTTCCATTTTTTCTAATAGCAAAAGAACCAGATCTAGGAACAGCTATGGTTCTACTAATAATAGGGTACGGAATTTTATTTGTAGTTGGCGTTCACTGGAAAATTTGGGCAGGAATTATCATAACTTTAGCTGTTGCTGCACCATTTCTCTATAGTAATCTACACGACTATCAAAAAAAGCGTATTCACGATTTCCTTGCAGAAAAACCAAGTTACCACGTTCAACAATCAATCATTGCCATAGGTTCAGGAGGCTTAACAGGAAAGCCAAAAGATGAAGCAACACAAACTCAACTAAAATTTTTACCCATTGCATCGAGTGATTTTATATTTGCATATTTTGTAGAGAGATTCGGCTTTGTAGGAGCCGCTCTTTTAATACTTTTATATGCTATGCTGATTTTGCATATCTTTAGTTTAGGTTTGCAACCATACACTGACTACTATATAAAAGTGTTTGCATATGGTATAGCTTTTTTGATTTTTGTATATACAAGTGTAAATATTTTAATGACTATTGGACTAGCTCCAGTGGTTGGTGTACCGCTTCCTCTTTTAAGTCACGGAGGAAGTAGTTTTATAAATTTCATGGTTCTTTTTGGAATTTTGGAAAATTTACTTGCTTTTCGATTTAATTTTTTGTATAATTCCAGCTCGAAAGTTAGTTACCTCTAATTTTCAAAGGGCCAATAGCTCAGTTGGTTAGAGCATCCGGCTCATAACCGGATGGTCCCAGGTTCGAGTCCTGGTTGGCCC from Hydrogenimonas thermophila encodes:
- a CDS encoding cell division ATP-binding protein FtsE, with product MQNVIEANGLKLAYPQHEPVIKNATFTVKSSEFVFITGASGSGKSTLLKSFYGVIPPFGGSLIVGGVDMGRVRSSKLYKLRRHLGVVFQDYKLIKEWNVEKNVTLPLMIAGFSKDVSRTQAKKLLAHVKLSHKSDRYPMELSGGEQQRVAMARALAHNPFLILADEPTGNLDEYSSQVVWELLERANQDLKTTVVVVTHRIPEVLNIPYRHLMIENGAIYEIH
- the trmB gene encoding tRNA (guanosine(46)-N7)-methyltransferase TrmB, which translates into the protein MPHIRVESFNFHEKLPLQSGEVSFLWYARNMEHLNDGLLGVAVDNIPFLLQVKPKNKELLLKAEKISRPSPNTLIKRALQEYLNITGQKPSYSNIANVDNVPLKKPLPSLKEIATFNADDLPDKEVWIEIGFGSGRHLLYQAKENQNVHLIGLEIHRPSLEQVMRRIDLEGLDNVWVIDYDARLFMELLPSNRIERIFVHFPVPWDKKPHRRVISDTFMNEAMRVLKPGGRLELRTDSDNYFHYSMEVFTRPKHVKLTLEKNSEAAVKSKYEERWLRYEKDIYEIRVESLEESEPKSIDVCFDFPQNIGISSLFKQKPKSAWIENGCFAHIERFYAINENDGLIRLSLGSFDRPEHKFILIENGKMKYYPHNPVRTETNHKAHQIILKWMQACKM
- a CDS encoding fibronectin type III domain-containing protein; this translates as MKFWIQTVCLTLLMVAMGGCAGKNLTSKTPKVAPNLPPVTSIKTLSDLTSVGFEWKMVPSQEIEGYHLYRLEPGKEQKLKRVATIADRYSSHYVDTKLKPGQEYVYQMSTYNKEGFESKQSEPVRVRTKPVPESVSFVRAIANLPKRVKLIWRPHQNSQVSAYIIERAVVREPNNWTKIATVENRLSAEYMDKDLKDGEVYIYRVRVKLCNGIITGPSTAVKAITKPLPLPPMGLHATIDKPKKIHLEWQPSPTKDVVYYKVYRSPFSSAFYSYRAKTDKITYDDIVDEDGKIYYYKVTAVDKDGLESPISEVPVMGSTLSKPATPTITDARVVDNHAILRWNSNDKRTKSYVVVRNHWEGLIKRKREFINISKTDFMDTMMQPGTRYTYRVMAVDKYGIRSEPSEPVELFIEDIH
- a CDS encoding RluA family pseudouridine synthase; translation: MQTIVATKSERLDKLLQKSLYVSRNQIEQLIKKGYVSVNGKVVTKAGFKVQLEDIIEYSLPKVEKRESERVDFDVEVLYEDDDIMVINKPSPLVVHPAPSVKEATLVDWLRLKGVSLSTISGDERHGIVHRLDKETSGAMVIAKNNESHEKLSLQLQNKSMGRYYVAIIDYPLKEDICVEKPIARNPANRLKMGIVSGGKYAKTAFKKLAVCKQGNFELIAAKLYTGRTHQIRVHLSALGRHIVGDSLYGFKSKNDTIRRIMLHAYILYLNHPKSGETLYFVAPFPENIFSEISMCIDKEKLHEILDSNSLLNAFNGCDGWMCR
- a CDS encoding FtsW/RodA/SpoVE family cell cycle protein; protein product: MKFSPIFDRRILTHFDFFLLLLILPIITVSLVLVNEISFALFRKELFYIGLGFLVFFIFFLIPWRSIRWLIPYFYWGNIFLLISVDLFGVTKLGAQRWLEIPFIGLTIQPSELFKPAFILMLAYLIQENPPPKDGYRLKDFLKLSFIILLPFFLIAKEPDLGTAMVLLIIGYGILFVVGVHWKIWAGIIITLAVAAPFLYSNLHDYQKKRIHDFLAEKPSYHVQQSIIAIGSGGLTGKPKDEATQTQLKFLPIASSDFIFAYFVERFGFVGAALLILLYAMLILHIFSLGLQPYTDYYIKVFAYGIAFLIFVYTSVNILMTIGLAPVVGVPLPLLSHGGSSFINFMVLFGILENLLAFRFNFLYNSSSKVSYL